The Nonlabens spongiae genome contains a region encoding:
- the porX gene encoding T9SS response regulator signal transducer PorX yields MAEIRLLWVDDEVDLLKPHIMFLEKKGYTIDTCISGSEALEKIDEVNYDLVLMDENMPGLTGLETLHEIKEKQATLPVIMITKSEEEYIMDEAIGSKIADYLIKPVNPNQILLSLKKNLDHSKLVNAKTLSDYQREFRKIAMDLSMVNSYEEWVQLYQRLLYWELELEDIDDTGMLEILKAQKSEANQQFSKFIDKNYVDWFEEGADSPIMSHQLFRKKVMPHLKEKQPVLFVVIDNLRYDQFKVFESIINNHYKKNEELTYSSILPTATQYARNAIFSGLMPEDMKKRHPNLWLDDTDEGGKNMHEDEFLTAQLQRLRLNIKHQYHKITSESKGRKLAENFKSQKDNDLTVVVYNFVDMLSHSKTEMEVIKDLASTDKSYRSLTLSWFKNSPLLEIIQRAQELGFKLILTTDHGTINVTTPSKVIGDKNTSLNLRYKTGRSLTYEDKEVVAATDPSTIKLPKINMSSSFIFAKGDYFFAYPNNYNHYVSYYRNTYQHGGVSLEEMLIPFAVFDPR; encoded by the coding sequence ATGGCAGAGATCAGATTATTGTGGGTAGATGATGAGGTGGACCTTCTGAAACCACACATCATGTTTTTAGAAAAGAAAGGATATACCATCGATACTTGTATAAGTGGGTCTGAAGCACTAGAAAAAATTGACGAAGTCAACTACGACCTGGTCTTGATGGATGAAAACATGCCGGGACTCACTGGACTTGAAACGCTTCATGAAATTAAGGAAAAGCAGGCAACGCTCCCGGTAATCATGATTACCAAAAGTGAGGAAGAATATATAATGGACGAAGCCATAGGTTCTAAAATTGCAGATTACCTCATCAAACCGGTCAATCCCAACCAAATTCTGCTTTCGCTCAAAAAGAACTTGGATCACTCCAAATTAGTCAATGCAAAAACCTTAAGCGATTACCAGCGGGAATTCCGTAAAATCGCCATGGACTTAAGCATGGTCAACTCTTATGAAGAATGGGTGCAATTGTATCAACGCCTACTATATTGGGAACTGGAGCTCGAGGATATAGATGATACCGGTATGCTCGAGATTTTAAAGGCTCAAAAATCAGAGGCAAATCAGCAGTTCAGTAAATTCATCGATAAGAATTATGTAGACTGGTTTGAAGAAGGGGCTGATTCTCCCATTATGAGTCACCAGCTATTCCGCAAGAAGGTCATGCCTCACCTTAAGGAGAAACAACCTGTTCTTTTTGTTGTAATCGATAATCTGAGATACGATCAATTCAAAGTCTTTGAGAGCATTATCAACAATCACTACAAGAAAAATGAAGAGCTAACCTATAGCTCGATTTTGCCCACCGCGACTCAATATGCTCGTAATGCTATTTTCTCAGGCCTGATGCCTGAAGATATGAAAAAGAGACATCCTAATTTATGGCTGGATGATACGGATGAAGGGGGTAAAAACATGCATGAAGACGAGTTCCTAACGGCTCAATTGCAGAGGTTAAGATTGAACATCAAACACCAGTATCATAAAATTACAAGTGAAAGTAAAGGCCGCAAACTGGCCGAAAATTTCAAATCACAAAAAGACAACGATCTTACGGTAGTAGTCTACAACTTTGTGGACATGTTATCGCATTCCAAAACAGAAATGGAAGTCATTAAAGACCTCGCAAGCACAGATAAATCCTATCGCTCGCTTACTTTGAGTTGGTTTAAGAATTCGCCACTTTTGGAAATCATTCAGCGTGCTCAAGAATTGGGGTTCAAACTGATTCTAACTACTGATCATGGTACCATTAACGTGACCACGCCCAGCAAGGTGATCGGAGATAAAAACACCAGTTTGAACTTGAGATACAAAACCGGTCGCAGCCTTACCTATGAGGACAAAGAGGTTGTCGCCGCAACAGATCCGTCGACCATCAAGTTACCTAAGATTAATATGAGCAGCAGCTTCATCTTTGCAAAAGGTGATTATTTCTTTGCCTACCCTAACAATTACAATCACTACGTGAGCTACTACCGCAACACCTACCAGCATGGTGGAGTTTCCCTTGAAGAGATGTTGATCCCTTTTGCAGTTTTTGATCCACGATAA
- the tsaE gene encoding tRNA (adenosine(37)-N6)-threonylcarbamoyltransferase complex ATPase subunit type 1 TsaE: MEMNYALSEIDNVSETILKNRVHDTIIFKAPIGAGKTTLIKTLCKELGVEGEISSPTFSLVNEHQGKSEDILHFDLYRMESKEELYGIGMEDYLDRKALKLIEWPELAMDLLDQHHVVEIEIVDADRRRLVFA; encoded by the coding sequence ATGGAAATGAATTACGCTTTAAGCGAAATTGATAACGTATCTGAAACCATTCTAAAAAATCGGGTTCACGATACAATTATCTTCAAGGCGCCCATTGGAGCGGGAAAAACTACCTTAATTAAGACTCTTTGTAAAGAACTGGGTGTCGAGGGAGAAATCTCCTCTCCTACGTTTAGTTTGGTTAATGAGCATCAAGGTAAATCTGAAGATATTTTGCATTTTGACTTGTACCGTATGGAGTCCAAAGAAGAGTTGTACGGTATAGGCATGGAAGATTACCTGGATCGAAAGGCGTTGAAATTGATCGAGTGGCCAGAACTTGCCATGGATTTGCTGGATCAACATCATGTCGTAGAGATTGAAATAGTTGACGCTGATCGTAGAAGGCTCGTTTTCGCTTAA
- a CDS encoding alanine dehydrogenase — protein sequence MMSLSSPFTKDELIPQEERLEIMRDKQDLFIGIPKETQHQEKRVCLTPDAVAALTAHGHRIIVEKGAGEGSSFTDEQYNEAGAELTSDTAKVFSCQMILKVAPPSLEEIKLIKPQTVLISTVQLKTRNKEYFTQLSKKKITALGFEFIVDDEGRFSAVNALSEISGIASVLIASELLSSGKNRTGQLFGNITGVPPIEVVILGAGTVGEFAARTALGLGASVRVFDNSISKLRNLQTRVSQQLYTSTIQPKYLLKALMRCDVAIGALAGENRAPVVVSQTMVENMKEGSVIIDVSIDMGGCFETSEITSHDKPTFTKLGVTHYCVPNLPSRYSKTASISLSNMFTPYLLKIAEEGGIEHAIRMDKGLKCGVYLYHGILTNKSIGQWFDIPSSDVNLLIF from the coding sequence ATGATGTCTCTTTCCTCACCATTTACAAAAGATGAGCTCATTCCTCAAGAAGAACGTCTTGAGATAATGAGAGACAAGCAAGATCTTTTTATAGGTATTCCAAAAGAAACCCAGCATCAAGAAAAAAGAGTCTGCCTCACTCCAGACGCTGTCGCCGCACTCACTGCACACGGGCATCGCATTATTGTTGAAAAGGGAGCTGGTGAAGGCAGTAGCTTTACAGATGAACAATATAACGAAGCAGGCGCAGAACTAACCAGCGATACCGCAAAGGTTTTTTCTTGCCAAATGATCCTCAAGGTAGCACCGCCTTCTCTGGAAGAAATCAAACTGATCAAACCTCAAACGGTTTTAATTTCTACTGTCCAGCTGAAGACTCGGAACAAGGAATACTTTACCCAACTTTCAAAAAAGAAAATTACCGCTCTAGGCTTTGAATTTATCGTTGATGATGAAGGAAGGTTTTCGGCAGTGAATGCTCTGAGCGAGATTTCTGGTATCGCTTCTGTTTTAATCGCATCTGAACTCTTGTCGTCTGGAAAAAATAGAACTGGTCAGTTATTTGGGAATATTACGGGAGTCCCTCCTATTGAGGTTGTGATTTTAGGTGCTGGAACGGTTGGGGAATTTGCCGCCAGAACCGCTTTGGGACTTGGTGCGAGTGTGCGCGTTTTTGATAACAGCATTTCAAAACTGAGGAATTTACAAACGCGCGTGAGCCAGCAACTGTACACCTCTACGATTCAACCTAAATATTTACTCAAAGCTCTGATGCGCTGTGATGTTGCCATTGGTGCGCTTGCAGGCGAAAACCGTGCTCCAGTCGTTGTCTCTCAAACTATGGTTGAGAATATGAAAGAAGGCAGCGTGATCATCGACGTGAGTATCGATATGGGAGGCTGTTTTGAAACTAGTGAAATTACCAGCCACGACAAACCTACCTTCACAAAACTGGGAGTGACCCATTACTGCGTACCTAATTTACCCAGTCGATATTCTAAAACAGCTTCTATATCCTTGAGCAATATGTTCACGCCCTACCTTTTGAAAATTGCTGAGGAAGGAGGCATCGAGCATGCGATACGTATGGATAAAGGTCTCAAGTGCGGAGTTTATTTATACCATGGCATCCTAACAAATAAATCTATAGGGCAATGGTTTGACATACCTAGCAGCGACGTAAATTTGCTGATCTTTTAA
- a CDS encoding proline dehydrogenase family protein: MAENPFNNTENAFSLKSDAELRKSHFIFTMMGKPWLVNFGSKATMAALKLRLPVNKLIKNTIFEQFCGGTTDEECMPLVGKMYEKGVSSILDYSVEGKEDEADFDNVVGKKLTLIHGASEHNALPFEVVKPTGIGRFELWQKVSSKERLTEDEQLEWGRIYNRVDLLCKTAADSDIALLFDGEESWMQDAADELIQEMMSKYNKEQAYVYNTIQCYRHDRLEYVKKLYKDATENDYLIGAKIVRGAYMEKERERAEKMRYPSPICKNKQATDDMFNAVMHFILDRLDRIKLCIGTHNEESTLAAMQVLKERDIDPKTPDVWFGQLYGMSDNLTFNLAALGHNTFKILPFGPIKDVMPYLIRRAQENTSVAGQVGRELALIKQEMKRRGI; this comes from the coding sequence ATGGCAGAAAACCCCTTTAATAATACTGAAAACGCCTTTTCACTCAAGTCTGATGCAGAGTTGAGAAAGTCTCACTTCATTTTTACGATGATGGGAAAACCCTGGTTGGTGAATTTTGGTTCAAAGGCAACAATGGCGGCGCTCAAACTTAGGTTGCCTGTTAATAAACTGATCAAGAATACGATTTTTGAGCAGTTTTGTGGGGGCACGACTGATGAGGAGTGCATGCCTTTAGTTGGAAAAATGTATGAAAAGGGAGTGAGTTCCATACTCGATTATAGCGTAGAGGGAAAAGAGGATGAGGCCGACTTTGACAACGTTGTAGGTAAGAAGCTTACCCTTATTCATGGGGCAAGTGAGCATAATGCCTTACCCTTTGAGGTAGTGAAGCCTACAGGAATAGGTAGGTTTGAGCTTTGGCAAAAGGTGTCTTCAAAAGAGAGGCTTACAGAAGATGAGCAACTAGAGTGGGGACGTATCTATAATAGAGTTGACCTTCTTTGTAAAACCGCAGCTGATAGTGATATCGCGCTGCTCTTTGATGGTGAAGAGTCCTGGATGCAAGATGCGGCAGACGAGCTGATCCAGGAGATGATGTCTAAATACAATAAAGAGCAGGCATACGTCTACAATACTATTCAGTGCTATCGCCACGATAGGCTGGAATATGTGAAAAAGCTTTACAAAGATGCAACTGAAAATGATTATCTGATAGGTGCCAAAATCGTGCGCGGTGCGTATATGGAAAAGGAGCGGGAACGCGCTGAAAAGATGCGTTATCCCAGCCCGATTTGTAAAAACAAACAAGCTACCGACGATATGTTCAATGCGGTCATGCATTTTATACTCGACCGTCTGGATCGTATCAAACTCTGTATAGGCACGCATAATGAAGAAAGCACGCTCGCTGCGATGCAAGTACTTAAAGAGCGTGACATTGATCCAAAAACGCCAGATGTTTGGTTCGGGCAGCTTTATGGAATGAGTGATAACCTTACTTTCAATCTGGCTGCATTGGGACACAACACATTTAAAATATTGCCTTTTGGTCCTATTAAAGATGTAATGCCCTATTTGATTAGAAGGGCGCAAGAAAATACCTCAGTCGCCGGTCAGGTAGGACGGGAGCTAGCCTTGATCAAACAGGAAATGAAGAGGAGGGGGATTTAG
- the aroB gene encoding 3-dehydroquinate synthase, producing MDSIITSNSTTHFDERAYQELNTYIADKAPSVIFLLVDSNTMEHCYPHFMPMLETSARIEVIEIDAGEEFKNIETCSGVWAAMIELGCDRQSLMINLGGGVVTDLGGFVASTIKRGIDFIHIPTTVLGMVDAAIGGKNGVDLGHLKNQVGVIQPPVMTLIDTNFLQTLPKKHLRNGSIEMFKHGLIADRDYWQKMLLINSQYYTDRFDSLIHGSVEIKSGIVQDDPTEKGARKALNYGHTIGHAIESYCLSSDKHVNLLHGEAIAIGIYLESFLSTKHSGLSRAEFEEIENWYQPLELSASFSDSEVDEMIDIMSHDKKNVNGQIRFVLLEKIGTFKTDVHLQAQQIKKAFELL from the coding sequence ATGGATAGCATAATTACCTCAAACAGTACCACGCACTTTGATGAAAGGGCTTATCAAGAACTGAATACATATATAGCTGACAAAGCACCCAGCGTGATTTTTTTGCTCGTGGACAGCAACACTATGGAGCATTGCTACCCGCATTTTATGCCTATGCTAGAAACCAGTGCACGTATTGAGGTGATCGAGATAGATGCTGGTGAAGAATTTAAAAATATCGAGACCTGTAGTGGGGTCTGGGCAGCCATGATTGAGCTGGGCTGTGATAGGCAAAGCTTGATGATCAATCTGGGTGGTGGAGTAGTCACTGATCTGGGCGGCTTTGTAGCCTCTACCATTAAGAGAGGAATCGATTTTATACATATCCCAACTACGGTGCTAGGAATGGTTGACGCCGCCATAGGAGGCAAAAATGGTGTGGATCTAGGTCATCTCAAAAATCAGGTAGGGGTGATCCAGCCGCCAGTAATGACACTCATTGACACTAACTTTTTACAAACGCTGCCTAAAAAGCATTTGCGTAATGGTAGTATAGAAATGTTTAAACACGGTCTTATAGCAGATCGAGATTACTGGCAAAAAATGCTGTTAATCAATAGTCAATATTATACAGATCGATTTGATTCCCTCATCCATGGCTCCGTTGAGATCAAAAGTGGTATTGTGCAGGATGATCCCACTGAAAAAGGTGCTCGTAAAGCACTCAATTATGGGCATACCATAGGACATGCTATCGAGTCTTATTGTCTAAGTAGTGATAAACATGTGAATTTATTACATGGTGAGGCTATAGCCATAGGCATTTATCTAGAGAGTTTTTTGAGTACAAAACATTCTGGGTTATCGAGGGCTGAATTTGAGGAGATAGAAAACTGGTATCAACCTTTAGAACTATCGGCTTCATTTAGTGATTCTGAAGTAGATGAAATGATTGATATTATGAGCCATGATAAGAAAAACGTGAACGGACAAATACGTTTTGTACTGCTAGAAAAAATTGGAACTTTCAAAACCGATGTTCACCTTCAAGCGCAGCAAATCAAAAAAGCTTTTGAGTTACTATAA
- a CDS encoding DUF1801 domain-containing protein, with protein MKAKVTNVFEYIELHPKWKEHLSLICEQIKKHPFEEHIKWGAPCFTYNGTNLVGLAGFKNHCAIWFHKGSLLSDPKDFLGNA; from the coding sequence TTGAAAGCAAAGGTCACCAACGTATTTGAGTACATTGAGCTCCACCCTAAGTGGAAAGAACATCTATCTCTGATTTGTGAGCAGATAAAAAAACATCCTTTTGAAGAGCATATTAAGTGGGGAGCTCCCTGTTTCACGTACAATGGAACTAATCTAGTGGGTCTGGCTGGTTTCAAGAACCATTGTGCGATTTGGTTTCATAAGGGCAGCCTGCTCTCTGATCCTAAAGATTTTCTCGGAAATGCTTAA
- a CDS encoding helix-turn-helix domain-containing protein, with product MRNPSYINLYALTDEKILSLICEFIRKSRIDQQYSQQELSERAGISRSTLSLIERGTSPTLETLIKILRALDRLETLSELRYEKVVSPLKVAEEDIQERYRVRKKKGTDDPLKSDW from the coding sequence ATGCGTAATCCATCATACATAAATTTATACGCTCTTACAGATGAAAAGATTCTATCACTTATTTGCGAGTTTATTAGAAAGAGTAGAATTGATCAACAATATTCACAGCAGGAGCTTTCTGAGCGCGCGGGAATAAGTCGCAGTACACTAAGTTTGATAGAACGTGGCACGTCGCCTACGTTAGAAACTCTGATCAAGATATTGAGAGCTTTAGATCGACTGGAAACTCTTTCTGAACTGAGGTATGAGAAAGTGGTGAGTCCTTTGAAAGTCGCTGAAGAAGATATTCAGGAGCGCTATAGAGTTAGAAAAAAGAAAGGCACAGATGATCCTTTAAAAAGCGACTGGTAA
- a CDS encoding type II toxin-antitoxin system HipA family toxin has translation MKTAYIRLWGERIAAVSWDDDRQLANFEYTPEFVERGIEVAPLTMPLQKNRIYQFPQLRAKNTQLDTFKGLPGLLADVLPDRYGNRLIKSWLAQQGRPENDMNPVETLCFIGQRGMGALEFEPSTHRKQDLFDVSVDHLVNIAAQMLRERASFSENINHETEEAVKRILTLGTSAGGARSKAIIAYNPSTGEVKSGQTDVPAGFYHYLIKLDGVDAAQFGTSKGYGRVEIAYYLMAKDCGINMMPSQLLEENGRAHFMTQRFDREANNTKHHMQTLCAINHYDYNLVGEYSYEQLFQTMRLLRLPYPDAEEMFRRMVFNVLARNCDDHTKNFSFLLKQRGRWELSPAYDICFAYDPKSIWVSKHSLSINGKRENFIKEDMLKVAKSMNIKKPELILSSIKNVVMEWRSYAQKCQVQPDLTDHIQQHIEEIQLA, from the coding sequence ATGAAGACGGCATACATTAGATTATGGGGAGAACGTATTGCAGCTGTAAGCTGGGATGATGATCGCCAGCTAGCAAATTTTGAATACACTCCTGAATTTGTGGAGCGAGGGATCGAGGTCGCGCCCCTTACCATGCCATTGCAAAAAAACAGGATCTATCAATTCCCCCAATTGCGCGCAAAAAACACGCAGCTTGACACCTTCAAAGGGTTACCGGGACTTCTTGCAGATGTATTACCTGATCGATACGGTAATCGCTTGATCAAGTCATGGCTCGCTCAGCAAGGGAGACCAGAAAACGACATGAATCCAGTGGAAACCTTATGTTTTATAGGTCAGCGTGGTATGGGAGCTCTGGAATTTGAACCCAGCACTCATAGAAAACAGGATCTTTTTGATGTCTCTGTGGATCATTTGGTCAACATTGCCGCTCAAATGCTACGTGAGCGCGCCTCTTTTTCTGAAAACATCAACCACGAGACTGAGGAGGCAGTGAAGAGGATTTTGACACTGGGAACTTCAGCTGGTGGAGCTCGTTCAAAAGCAATTATCGCTTACAACCCATCTACCGGCGAGGTAAAATCTGGACAGACTGACGTACCTGCAGGATTTTATCATTATCTCATAAAACTAGATGGTGTAGATGCTGCACAATTTGGAACCAGTAAGGGATATGGTCGTGTAGAAATAGCCTATTACCTTATGGCAAAAGACTGTGGCATAAATATGATGCCTTCTCAACTTCTGGAAGAAAACGGAAGAGCACATTTCATGACGCAACGATTTGATCGAGAGGCAAACAACACAAAACATCACATGCAAACCTTGTGTGCCATAAATCATTACGATTATAATCTAGTAGGTGAATATAGCTACGAGCAGCTTTTTCAAACCATGCGTCTTTTGCGACTACCGTACCCAGATGCAGAGGAAATGTTCAGAAGAATGGTTTTTAATGTACTTGCTAGAAATTGTGACGATCACACCAAGAATTTTTCATTCCTTTTAAAACAAAGAGGCCGCTGGGAATTGAGTCCCGCTTACGATATTTGCTTTGCTTATGACCCTAAAAGTATTTGGGTAAGTAAACACTCTCTAAGCATCAATGGCAAAAGAGAAAACTTTATTAAGGAAGATATGCTGAAAGTGGCTAAGTCCATGAACATTAAAAAACCTGAGCTAATCTTAAGCTCTATCAAAAATGTAGTTATGGAGTGGCGATCTTACGCACAAAAATGTCAAGTTCAACCTGACCTGACCGATCATATCCAGCAACACATTGAGGAGATCCAGCTGGCATGA
- a CDS encoding TlpA family protein disulfide reductase, which produces MNILKTLIAIFLFLAGGLSIAQSDGNDSEKITDTELSKLTKLSEEQMGSGKYQIKIQNVKFYGMQRQLLSQNELVSKLASGDYGADAYANEEGVVVVALLRKSTPEERAMMKQQREQAQMQDPSSLVGSDAKPFELEDLEGNKYSMDELKGKVVVINFWFIGCPPCRKEIPELNELVEENEDEEVVFLGVATDRHKQLTSFLSKTEFNYNIIAEGRRFAAAYNVTAYPTHIVIGKDAKVSYAAAGFGPGSIDVLKSAIEEELEK; this is translated from the coding sequence ATGAACATCTTGAAAACCCTCATCGCCATCTTTTTATTTCTTGCAGGAGGTCTATCTATTGCACAAAGCGATGGCAATGATTCAGAAAAAATCACTGATACTGAGTTAAGTAAACTCACGAAGCTCTCTGAGGAACAAATGGGTAGCGGCAAGTATCAGATTAAGATTCAAAATGTAAAGTTCTACGGCATGCAAAGACAATTGCTCTCTCAAAATGAGCTTGTGTCAAAGCTGGCTAGTGGCGATTATGGAGCTGATGCTTATGCAAATGAAGAAGGAGTCGTCGTTGTCGCTTTGCTTAGAAAGAGTACACCAGAAGAGCGAGCTATGATGAAACAGCAAAGGGAACAGGCTCAAATGCAAGACCCTTCCAGTCTAGTAGGAAGCGATGCAAAACCTTTTGAGCTGGAAGATCTTGAGGGCAATAAATACTCTATGGACGAGCTCAAAGGGAAAGTAGTGGTTATCAATTTTTGGTTTATTGGCTGTCCTCCATGTAGAAAAGAAATTCCTGAGTTGAATGAATTAGTAGAAGAGAATGAAGATGAAGAAGTAGTATTTCTAGGTGTAGCAACAGACCGTCATAAGCAACTTACCTCATTTTTATCTAAAACAGAATTCAATTACAATATTATTGCTGAAGGTCGACGCTTTGCTGCCGCTTATAATGTTACAGCCTACCCTACGCATATCGTTATCGGTAAAGATGCAAAAGTGAGTTACGCGGCGGCAGGTTTTGGTCCGGGAAGTATTGATGTTTTAAAGTCTGCCATTGAGGAAGAATTAGAAAAGTAA
- a CDS encoding Fpg/Nei family DNA glycosylase, with amino-acid sequence MPELPEVHGYQQYINATILHKKIVAMDCRDDRLLKMTLPTFKKHLIGEEFTGTERIGKYLFLKTSGDRVLVMHFGMTGRPNYFHDVDDRPKFGHIMLAFENDYHFAFENKRKFGWWDLTENIEDYREKHDLSKDARELTLEDFQTSINGRKTSIKNILMNQSICAGIGNWMADDILYQAKIHPENKVNELSPDEIELVFKKMHHVIETAIELEAHYSHFPEEFMIHRRKEGADCFHTSGKIKKIKVGGRSTYFSPKWQS; translated from the coding sequence ATGCCTGAATTACCAGAAGTACACGGTTACCAGCAATATATCAATGCTACCATTCTCCATAAAAAGATTGTAGCGATGGACTGTAGGGATGATCGTTTGCTTAAAATGACCTTACCTACCTTCAAGAAACATTTGATCGGTGAAGAATTTACAGGAACTGAACGTATAGGTAAGTACTTGTTTCTGAAAACTTCGGGAGATCGGGTGCTGGTCATGCATTTCGGGATGACGGGTCGCCCCAATTATTTTCATGATGTGGACGATCGCCCCAAATTCGGTCATATCATGCTTGCGTTTGAGAATGATTATCATTTTGCTTTTGAGAATAAAAGGAAGTTCGGCTGGTGGGATCTTACAGAAAATATTGAAGATTACCGGGAAAAGCACGATTTAAGCAAAGATGCTAGAGAACTGACTCTAGAAGATTTCCAGACTAGTATAAATGGTCGCAAAACGAGCATCAAAAACATTCTCATGAATCAGAGTATCTGTGCTGGTATAGGCAACTGGATGGCAGATGATATTCTATATCAAGCCAAGATACATCCAGAAAATAAAGTAAACGAGTTGTCTCCTGATGAAATTGAATTGGTTTTTAAAAAAATGCATCACGTTATTGAGACCGCGATAGAGCTTGAGGCCCATTATTCACATTTCCCTGAGGAGTTCATGATCCACCGTCGCAAGGAAGGAGCCGATTGTTTTCACACGTCAGGAAAAATCAAGAAGATAAAAGTAGGTGGTCGCTCCACATACTTCAGCCCCAAGTGGCAGTCTTAA
- a CDS encoding DUF3140 domain-containing protein, producing METDESKAAGQEIDGDETVDHNAGKQLVQILDKYQE from the coding sequence CTGGAAACAGACGAATCCAAGGCTGCAGGTCAGGAAATTGATGGTGACGAGACCGTAGACCATAACGCTGGAAAACAACTTGTTCAAATTTTAGATAAATACCAAGAGTAA
- a CDS encoding DMT family transporter has product MGLSSIMLSVMNALVKYLEGFSAFQLIFIRSLITLIFISLYLKHKNINLIGNERKLMLIRGVFGTISLFLFFYSLKFLNLGIATVIRYLSPVFAAVLAIFWLRQKVAVKQWLYFAMAFLGVALIEFYHAQISILGTLIAILSALSLSVVFVSISKIGNRDHPLVIINYFMLVGTVSCGIACLFQWVSPSFTELLIILCLVIVGLLGQIFMTMAFQGASPKKVAPFKYLEVLFTLLLGVTFFSEEYGVIAILGVFLVLTGIILNTLYLNKKNRLQRSTN; this is encoded by the coding sequence ATGGGGTTGAGCTCGATAATGCTTTCTGTAATGAATGCGCTTGTCAAATACCTGGAAGGATTTAGTGCTTTTCAATTGATATTCATTAGATCTCTTATAACTCTGATCTTTATATCACTTTATTTAAAGCACAAGAACATCAACTTGATTGGGAATGAGCGCAAACTTATGTTGATAAGGGGTGTTTTTGGAACGATTTCTTTGTTCCTATTTTTTTACTCTTTGAAATTTCTCAATCTAGGGATCGCTACAGTCATAAGATATTTATCACCCGTTTTTGCTGCGGTTCTTGCCATCTTCTGGCTACGGCAAAAAGTTGCCGTGAAGCAATGGCTTTATTTTGCTATGGCATTTTTAGGCGTGGCACTTATTGAATTTTATCATGCCCAGATAAGTATTCTAGGAACTTTAATTGCTATTCTTTCAGCATTAAGTCTGTCAGTTGTGTTTGTTTCAATATCAAAAATCGGTAATCGCGATCATCCACTAGTGATTATTAATTACTTCATGCTGGTGGGAACTGTGAGTTGTGGAATTGCATGCCTGTTTCAATGGGTGTCCCCAAGCTTCACTGAACTGTTGATTATTTTGTGTTTGGTGATTGTAGGTTTGCTAGGGCAAATTTTCATGACGATGGCCTTCCAGGGAGCATCTCCAAAAAAGGTTGCCCCATTCAAATATTTAGAAGTTCTCTTTACCCTGCTGCTGGGCGTGACTTTCTTTTCAGAGGAATACGGTGTAATCGCAATACTTGGCGTTTTTCTCGTGCTAACCGGAATAATACTCAATACCCTTTACTTGAACAAAAAAAACCGTCTGCAACGATCTACAAATTGA